A stretch of DNA from Tigriopus californicus strain San Diego chromosome 8, Tcal_SD_v2.1, whole genome shotgun sequence:
TGGAGGGGATTCTCAAAGGCCCGCCCTCCATTGGACGATCCGTGGCCTGGGTTATGATGACCCGCTGATTCCACGTCAACCCGTGTCTGGGGGCTACTCATCATGGAGTCCGGATCCAAAGAGGAGGCCCGCATGGTCTCGGCGGTACTCACGGTGTCGCTCATACAGATCGAGTTGCGGTTCTCTTCGTCTTTGTGGACGAGCTCTTGACGGTTCAGAAAGTTGCCCGGGAACTCTCCCATGAAATCGGGATCGAAGAGGAAAGGACCCAATGGGACCACAATGTACCATCCGTAGGCCACCAACGCGAACATTGGCCGGGTTATGTACCAAATGTGAAGGCCTGAAAGAAAGTTAGAGTTTCGTTCAAGACAGCATTCCAGGTAGGTGGCGTCTCATTGGATGGGGTAATTAATAAGGATCGTGACTCAACAATGCAAGAATGATTTCTCATGGTTTTTAGTCCCCCCNNNNNNNNNNNccaccaccaccatcaccaccaccatcaccaccaccatcaccatcaccacctcTTCTCTCCTGTTTCCCAAGCCCAAAGTGAACGGATAAAGAGTTCTCtgattgtctttatcatgccTATTACTCGTTTCACAAGACTCCTAAACTTATGAAATGACTTGCCGTATCACTCTCGTTGGCAATGAGGGTTGAATTCGCTATGGCTCCAACATTTTCCCTTACTTTGTGGTGATCTTTCAAGTTAAACCAATGCCCGGTTAGGGTTTGTCAGAAATGACGATATTTCAACTTATTGATATTGATACAATCTTGAGGATTTCATTAAAATTAGAAACCTTAAAAAGCTCACTTATTTACCTTCTATACCTATTTTATCTTTTAAATCCCTTGCAGACAGACACAATTACAATGAGAGAGTGAATTGAGAATACAAGCCGAGAGACAACAGAGAAAACCTGTCCTAGTTTTCATCCGATGCGATTGTATGAAAGACAACAGAATTGACAGACCATGTCGTCTTTTGgtaattgatatttgaatAAATCTTATAGATGAAGCAAActccatttgaatttgcaattttctttcatggTAAGTGAGGCAACGCTCTtgataatttttcaatcattataCATACTATTTCTCAATCTACAGAACAGTAAACTCTAAGTGCTATTGAATACTTGCCATCACAAAGTCACAAACATTGCCGAAACGCAGGGAAATATGAGGCCGTTGAGAAGTAAGAGCAACTTTACTGTAGATCTACAATTTACCCTTAGAATATACGTATAGCTTTAACGGCTTCATGatcatgataaaaaaatcactCTAATGAAGCTGGTTCAAAACTTTATAAACTACTCCATTCTTGCGATCCAGTGTGGATTTTCTACGCTTTGAATTCCTTGGTGCGATCTACCTGAAAGGTAGGATGATGACAAGTAAGCTAGGTCCCTTCGGAAAATAATCATTCATGCTGATATGGGCCTAAGTCTTCGCACTTTCCCAAAGCCTCTGAGCCCCGCAGAGCTGGCAtctacgtactcgtacatgtacgtatataAAAGTAAAAGAGCATTAAGAGCAATGATTTACCTAATAATTGACGCCAATAGTTTAGGTCCAACACCGAGGCCTCAATCTCTCGGGCCAACATGAGGAGATAATAGAGCACGTGGAAGAAGAAGTAACCAATCACGGTTACCAAGGTGACTTTAACGTGGGGCACGAAAATGCTCAGGACGGCTTTATCCCTCAATTTGAGGCCCAACTTAATACACGGGAAGAGGCACACCACCAACGGAACGAAGTACGGGTAGAGCACCAAATACAACCAGCCTGTCCGTCGTCGTGTGGAAAACCGCTTGTCCACGTGATAGCAATATTGCTCGGCCGCAGATCCTCGCACATTCAAGGTGGGCTCAATCGCCAAAAGCAATTCTACCACGAAGAGCCCTATGATGAGCACGGGAAAGTACTTCCGCATGGTCTGCTCGATCACGGATCGCTTGAACTCCACATGAACCCAGGTGTAAATGACCATGGACGTGACGGTCAAGGCCAAAACAATCTTGTTCCCATAGACGACATAGGTGAAGAACTGGCACAACGTAGTGGTGTGGCGGGTCTTCACGTTGACCAAGATGAACTGATGGATGATGAGGGCGTCCTCCACcaaggagaggaaaaagatGAATATGAGGAAGAAGTAGGTGGGGATTTCCTTCTTGTTATTCCTCGCCACGGATCGGAGCAGGCACAAGAACAAAATCAAGCTGATGAGCATCACAAAGCAATAGAGGGCGAAGAAGATGGATTGCCACGACTTGGCCCATCGGACATTCGAGCTAAAGTCCGATTGGTCCAGCTCCACATCGTCCCCCGTCGTCATCTTGAGCTCTTAAGCGATCAACGTCAAGACTATACCCGATCCCGAATTTGCCATAGTTTCGGACCAAGCTAACGGCGGCATCTGTTCCTCGATTCAGCTGTCGATTGGTTGTTGGTTTGTGAACACCTC
This window harbors:
- the LOC131885120 gene encoding uncharacterized protein LOC131885120 → MTTGDDVELDQSDFSSNVRWAKSWQSIFFALYCFVMLISLILFLCLLRSVARNNKKEIPTYFFLIFIFFLSLVEDALIIHQFILVNVKTRHTTTLCQFFTYVVYGNKIVLALTVTSMVIYTWVHVEFKRSVIEQTMRKYFPVLIIGLFVVELLLAIEPTLNVRGSAAEQYCYHVDKRFSTRRRTGWLYLVLYPYFVPLVVCLFPCIKLGLKLRDKAVLSIFVPHVKVTLVTVIGYFFFHVLYYLLMLAREIEASVLDLNYWRQLLGLHIWYITRPMFALVAYGWYIVVPLGPFLFDPDFMGEFPGNFLNRQELVHKDEENRNSICMSDTVSTAETMRASSLDPDSMMSSPQTRVDVESAGHHNPGHGSSNGGRAFENPLQSSDGPDVSLSQQGSFVNPITQQGSPRNLAQSSSIGREFENPALNETSSSKEYHQSSFMI